The following proteins come from a genomic window of Salvia hispanica cultivar TCC Black 2014 chromosome 4, UniMelb_Shisp_WGS_1.0, whole genome shotgun sequence:
- the LOC125221955 gene encoding unknown protein 1-like, which translates to MGSEVCADEQQAICGKNWSLICKTGDEEAGPATPEEKAEHSPPHSSPDVETPKETLFDSFAPGSDKLLLAPRRLKYRDESHSHVVRRLNFASSLIEEFDNVADDGGEEDEEQRLFEIVYGTIMDAISKEQGAPTSTPLLTGIAETHPKEEQGTPRSMPLLTGIAETCPAAPIKSATTRQQCIIDKDICRKLF; encoded by the coding sequence ATGGGGTCTGAGGTCTGCGCCGATGAACAACAAGCTATTTGTGGGAAAAATTGGAGTTTGATTTGTAAAACAGGTGATGAGGAAGCTGGGCCAGCAACTCCAGAGGAAAAAGCAGAGCATTCCCCACCCCATTCTTCTCCAGATGTCGAAACCCCTAAAGAGACCTTGTTCGATTCCTTTGCCCCAGGCTCCGACAAGCTGTTGCTTGCTCCGCGCCGCCTCAAATACCGAGATGAGTCGCACAGCCACGTCGTTCGTCGCCTCAACTTTGCCTCCTCTCTCATTGAAGAATTTGATAATGTGGCTGATGATGGTGGTGAAGAGGATGAAGAGCAGCGTTTGTTTGAGATTGTATATGGCACCATCATGGATGCCATTTCCAAAGAGCAAGGGGCGCCGACATCCACACCCCTTCTCACCGGGATTGCTGAGACGCACCCAAAAGAGGAGCAAGGGACGCCGAGATCCATGCCACTGCTCACCGGGATTGCTGAGACGTGCCCAGCAGCACCCATCAAGTCCGCAACGACAAGACAACAATGCATCATCGACAAGGATATATGCCGAAAGCTGTTCTAG
- the LOC125221953 gene encoding ethanolamine-phosphate cytidylyltransferase: protein MGWEGATGQRIAVSWLIGGLVIGLSVLGFRRLALPHYKKKKRPIRVYMDGCFDMMHYGHCNALRQARALGDQLVVGVVSDAEIIANKGPPVTPLDERMIMVSGVKWVDEIIPDAPYAITEEFMKKLFDEYNIDYIIHGDDPCMLPDGTDAYALAKKAGRYKQIKRTEGVSSTDIVGRMLLCVRERSAGDSNSHSSLQRQFSSNGRSTLQRQFSHGRNNKSEDGVSGSGTRISHFLPTSRRIVQFSNGKGPGPDARIIYIDGAFDLFHAGHVEILRLARGLGDFLLVGIHTDHNVSAKRGRHRPIMNLHERSLSVLACRYVDEVIIGAPMEVSKDMITTFNISLVVHGSVAEDNDFQKEKENPYEVPNSMGILKLLESPLEITTSTIIKRIVSNHDAYQKRNERKAESEKRYYEERAFVTGD, encoded by the exons ATGGGCTGGGAAGGTGCAACCGGGCAGCGAATTGCGGTGTCATGGCTGATCGGCGGCCTTGTAATTGGGTTATCCGTGCTAGGTTTCCGCCGCCTTGCTTTGCCGCActataagaagaagaagaggccAATTAGGGTGTACATGGACGGCTGCTTCGACATGATGCATTACGGCCACTGCAATGCCCTCCGTCAGGCCCGTGCTCTCGGCGACCAATTGGTCGTCGGCGTTGTCAGCGACGCCGAGATTATCGCCAACAAGGGCCCTCCCGTTACTCCTCTCGACGAGCG GATGATCATGGTTAGTGGTGTTAAATGGGTGGATGAGATTATCCCTGATGCTCCCTATGCTATCACCGAGGAGTTCATGAAAAAGCTGTTTGATGAGTACAACATTGATTACATTATCCATGGGGATGATCCTTGCATGCTTCCGGATGGGACTGATGCGTATGCCCTTGCTAAGAAGGCTGGCCGTTATAAGCAGATAAAGCGCACGGAAGGGGTTTCGAGCACTGATATTGTTG gtcGTATGCTTCTCTGTGTGAGAGAGAGGTCAGCTGGGGACAGCAATAGCCACTCATCTCTGCAGCGACAATTCAGCAGCAATGGGCGCTCAACTCTGCAGCGACAATTCAGCCATGGTCGCAACAACAAATCAGAAGATGGTGTCTCTGGTAGTGGGACACGGATATCTCATTTTCTACCCACCTCTCGCAGAATTGTCCAATTCTCGAATGGCAAG GGGCCTGGACCTGATGCTCGTATAATTTACATAGACGGTGCATTTGATCTTTTCCATGCCGGACATGTGGAG ATACTAAGGCTTGCCCGAGGGCTTGGTGACTTTCTTCTTGTAGGCATCCATACCGACCATAATGTCAg TGCAAAAAGAGGACGTCACCGTCCAATTATGAATCTTCATGAAAGAAGCTTGAGTGTACTGGCTTGCCGATACGTGGACGAGGTTATAATCGGTGCCCCAATGGAGGTGTCAAAAGATATG ATTACAACTTTCAACATCTCTTTGGTTGTGCATGGATCTGTTGCTGAGGATAATGATTTTCAGAAG GAGAAGGAGAATCCTTACGAAGTTCCTAACAGTATGGGTATTCTTAAGCTCTTGGAAAGTCCTCTGGAGATTACAACCAGCACGATAATCAAGAGGATCGTATCGAACCATGATGCATACCAG AAACGGAATGAGAGAAAAGCTGAAAGTGAGAAAAGATATTATGAAGAGAGAGCTTTTGTGACAGGAGATTGA
- the LOC125221952 gene encoding probable serine/threonine-protein kinase PBL8 isoform X1 codes for MGNCGTREESAVVSTAHQHHQVHQQLQVLSLPTRNPATDKKHSRSISDLSDPSTPRNFEDFRKNALLYTHVIAFTLFELETITKSFRSDYILGEGGFGTVYKGYIDENVRVGLKSLPVAVKVLNKEGLQGHREWLTEVNFLGQLRHPHLVKLIGYCCEDDHRLLVYEFMFRGSLENHLFRKATVPLSWSTRMMIALGAAKGLAFLHNAERPVIYRDFKTSNILLDSDYIAKLSDFGLAKAGPQGDETHVSTRVMGTYGYAAPEYVMTGHLTARSDVYSFGVVLLELLTGRKSVDKTRPSKEQSLVDWARPKLNDKRKMLQIIDPRLENQYSVRGAQKACSLAYYCLSQNPKARPLMSDVVETLEPLQSSGGNEVSPSSSSTPTLLCSGSPFVTGRIPDYRVHRRFAGAVGTGVGCRSTNPSCSPGGPAACRVR; via the exons ATGGGAAATTGCGGCACTAGGGAGGAGTCCGCCGTCGTATCCACCGCGCATCAACACCACCAAG TGCACCAGCAGCTACAAGTGCTGTCATTGCCGACTAGGAATCCAGCCACAGATAAGAAGCACAGCCGCTCCATTTCAGATCTGAGCGATCCTTCAACCCCCCGAAACTTCGAGGACTTCCGTAAAAACGCCCTGCTCTACACCCACGTCATTGCTTTCACCCTTTTTGAGCTTGAGACCATCACCAAGAGCTTCCGTTCAGACTACATTCTTGGAGAAGGTGGTTTTGGGACTGTGTACAAAGGCTACATTGATGAGAATGTTAGGGTTGGTCTCAAATCTCTCCCTGTAGCCGTCAAAGTGCTTAACAAGGAAGGTCTTCAGGGCCACCGCGAATGGCTA ACTGAGGTCAACTTCCTTGGGCAGCTCAGGCATCCTCATTTAGTGAAGTTGATTGGATATTGCTGTGAGGATGACCACAGATTACTTGTTTATGAATTCATGTTTAGAGGAAGTCTTGAGAATCATCTATTTCGAA AAGCAACTGTTCCACTATCTTGGTCGACAAGAATGATGATTGCTCTTGGGGCTGCTAAGGGGCTTGCTTTCCTTCATAATGCCGAGAGACCAGTTATTTACCGGGATTTCAAAACTTCCAACATTCTGCTAGATTCA GATTATATAGCCAAGCTTTCTGATTTTGGTCTTGCAAAAGCAGGGCCGCAAGGTGATGAGACCCATGTATCTACTCGAGTAATGGGAACCTATGGCTATGCTGCTCCTGAATATGTTATGACTG GGCACCTTACTGCCAGGAGTGATGTGTACAGCTTTGGGGTAGTTCTTCTGGAGCTATTAACGGGGAGAAAGTCAGTAGACAAGACGAGGCCTAGCAAAGAACAAAGTTTGGTAGATTGGGCGAGGCCAAAGCTAAATGACAAGCGGAAAATGCTGCAAATCATAGACCCTAGATTAGAGAATCAGTATTCAGTAAGGGGAGCCCAGAAAGCTTGCAGTTTGGCATACTATTGCCTGAGCCAAAACCCAAAGGCCAGACCATTAATGAGCGATGTGGTTGAGACTTTGGAACCGTTACAGTCTAGTGGCGGTAATGAAGTCTCTCCATCATCGTCATCAACCCCTACGCTCCTGTGCAGTGGCAGTCCGTTTGTGACAGGAAGGATTCCAGATTATAGGGTGCATCGCAGATTTGCTGGGGCAGTCGGAACTGGAGTGGGTTGTCGGTCGACCAACCCGAGTTGCTCCCCTGGTGGCCCTGCAGCTTGCCGGGTTAGGTGA
- the LOC125221952 gene encoding probable serine/threonine-protein kinase PBL8 isoform X2, translating to MHQQLQVLSLPTRNPATDKKHSRSISDLSDPSTPRNFEDFRKNALLYTHVIAFTLFELETITKSFRSDYILGEGGFGTVYKGYIDENVRVGLKSLPVAVKVLNKEGLQGHREWLTEVNFLGQLRHPHLVKLIGYCCEDDHRLLVYEFMFRGSLENHLFRKATVPLSWSTRMMIALGAAKGLAFLHNAERPVIYRDFKTSNILLDSDYIAKLSDFGLAKAGPQGDETHVSTRVMGTYGYAAPEYVMTGHLTARSDVYSFGVVLLELLTGRKSVDKTRPSKEQSLVDWARPKLNDKRKMLQIIDPRLENQYSVRGAQKACSLAYYCLSQNPKARPLMSDVVETLEPLQSSGGNEVSPSSSSTPTLLCSGSPFVTGRIPDYRVHRRFAGAVGTGVGCRSTNPSCSPGGPAACRVR from the exons A TGCACCAGCAGCTACAAGTGCTGTCATTGCCGACTAGGAATCCAGCCACAGATAAGAAGCACAGCCGCTCCATTTCAGATCTGAGCGATCCTTCAACCCCCCGAAACTTCGAGGACTTCCGTAAAAACGCCCTGCTCTACACCCACGTCATTGCTTTCACCCTTTTTGAGCTTGAGACCATCACCAAGAGCTTCCGTTCAGACTACATTCTTGGAGAAGGTGGTTTTGGGACTGTGTACAAAGGCTACATTGATGAGAATGTTAGGGTTGGTCTCAAATCTCTCCCTGTAGCCGTCAAAGTGCTTAACAAGGAAGGTCTTCAGGGCCACCGCGAATGGCTA ACTGAGGTCAACTTCCTTGGGCAGCTCAGGCATCCTCATTTAGTGAAGTTGATTGGATATTGCTGTGAGGATGACCACAGATTACTTGTTTATGAATTCATGTTTAGAGGAAGTCTTGAGAATCATCTATTTCGAA AAGCAACTGTTCCACTATCTTGGTCGACAAGAATGATGATTGCTCTTGGGGCTGCTAAGGGGCTTGCTTTCCTTCATAATGCCGAGAGACCAGTTATTTACCGGGATTTCAAAACTTCCAACATTCTGCTAGATTCA GATTATATAGCCAAGCTTTCTGATTTTGGTCTTGCAAAAGCAGGGCCGCAAGGTGATGAGACCCATGTATCTACTCGAGTAATGGGAACCTATGGCTATGCTGCTCCTGAATATGTTATGACTG GGCACCTTACTGCCAGGAGTGATGTGTACAGCTTTGGGGTAGTTCTTCTGGAGCTATTAACGGGGAGAAAGTCAGTAGACAAGACGAGGCCTAGCAAAGAACAAAGTTTGGTAGATTGGGCGAGGCCAAAGCTAAATGACAAGCGGAAAATGCTGCAAATCATAGACCCTAGATTAGAGAATCAGTATTCAGTAAGGGGAGCCCAGAAAGCTTGCAGTTTGGCATACTATTGCCTGAGCCAAAACCCAAAGGCCAGACCATTAATGAGCGATGTGGTTGAGACTTTGGAACCGTTACAGTCTAGTGGCGGTAATGAAGTCTCTCCATCATCGTCATCAACCCCTACGCTCCTGTGCAGTGGCAGTCCGTTTGTGACAGGAAGGATTCCAGATTATAGGGTGCATCGCAGATTTGCTGGGGCAGTCGGAACTGGAGTGGGTTGTCGGTCGACCAACCCGAGTTGCTCCCCTGGTGGCCCTGCAGCTTGCCGGGTTAGGTGA